A genomic stretch from Microbacterium proteolyticum includes:
- a CDS encoding sugar ABC transporter substrate-binding protein: MTRFGYTRITRMPRLTAIGATVLAATLVLSGCGRASDAGASASTTTVDDSPATGAVTLWAPDGDATALDSVLADYEKANPDLDLQITLVPSDEYNTKLQTAMAAGTGPDIAQVYTEAQSQFLASGAFAPVPEGLVDPSSFFSGVWDAGQFDGTTYSVPWYAYTYALIYRKDLAAAGGATVPTTWDQTLPFFQALEKGGATKGIGADVGWDTYTGQALQRYAVQAGQSLLSDDGTSWKIDTPEGIQAITHFAEPYLTGVAAVDSPGFLDSQPYFVEGKTGSMISGPWVIAALDGVAKQPGWTAEHVATAVQPAGPAGDVGNLGGGSWVVNKDSKNAASAWKVVREMADEKTQLAQFSAYGSMPAVQAAWTDDTIAGNPLFDAFFEQLKNVQPMPATTTWPQVSTAIGAELEAVARGTETPEQAAENLQSAADSIGTGD, encoded by the coding sequence GTGACTCGCTTCGGTTACACCCGCATCACCCGAATGCCCCGCCTCACCGCCATCGGAGCCACCGTGCTCGCCGCCACCCTCGTCCTCAGCGGCTGCGGCCGCGCCTCCGACGCGGGGGCATCCGCCTCCACGACGACCGTGGACGACTCACCTGCGACCGGAGCCGTGACGCTCTGGGCGCCCGACGGCGACGCCACCGCCCTCGACAGCGTGCTCGCCGACTACGAGAAGGCCAACCCCGACCTCGACCTGCAGATCACCCTCGTGCCCTCCGACGAGTACAACACCAAACTGCAGACGGCCATGGCCGCCGGCACCGGGCCCGACATCGCCCAGGTCTACACCGAGGCGCAGTCGCAATTCCTCGCCAGCGGCGCCTTCGCCCCGGTCCCGGAGGGTCTCGTCGACCCGTCGTCCTTCTTCTCCGGAGTATGGGATGCCGGTCAGTTCGACGGCACGACCTACTCGGTGCCGTGGTACGCCTACACCTACGCCCTCATCTACCGGAAGGATCTCGCCGCGGCCGGCGGAGCCACGGTCCCGACGACGTGGGACCAGACTCTGCCGTTCTTCCAGGCGCTGGAGAAGGGAGGCGCGACCAAGGGCATCGGCGCCGACGTCGGCTGGGACACGTACACCGGGCAGGCCCTGCAGCGCTACGCCGTGCAGGCCGGCCAGAGTCTGCTCAGCGACGACGGGACGTCGTGGAAGATCGACACGCCCGAGGGCATTCAGGCGATCACCCACTTCGCCGAGCCCTACCTGACGGGTGTCGCGGCCGTCGACAGCCCCGGGTTCCTCGACTCGCAGCCGTACTTCGTCGAGGGGAAGACCGGATCGATGATCTCCGGCCCGTGGGTGATCGCCGCGCTCGACGGCGTCGCCAAGCAGCCCGGCTGGACCGCCGAGCACGTCGCCACCGCCGTCCAGCCCGCCGGTCCCGCCGGCGATGTCGGCAACCTCGGCGGCGGCAGCTGGGTCGTGAACAAGGACAGCAAGAACGCCGCATCGGCCTGGAAGGTCGTCCGCGAGATGGCCGACGAGAAGACGCAGCTGGCCCAGTTCTCGGCCTACGGCAGCATGCCGGCCGTCCAGGCTGCCTGGACGGACGACACGATCGCCGGGAACCCGCTCTTCGACGCCTTCTTCGAGCAGTTGAAGAACGTCCAGCCGATGCCCGCCACGACGACCTGGCCGCAGGTGTCGACCGCCATCGGTGCCGAGCTGGAGGCCGTGGCCCGCGGAACCGAGACGCCCGAGCAGGCGGCCGAGAACCTCCAGTCCGCCGCCGACAGCATCGGCACCGGCGACTGA
- a CDS encoding LacI family DNA-binding transcriptional regulator codes for MTPRKPTLHDVAAAAGVSIAAVSFALRDKAGVSPETRERVLAAARELNYVVNVPARSLRTARYGAVGLHLPPGSTRLPYYTEFAFGVVDAADARGLSVILLPHRAADDATPPTAFVDGYIVVDATVEDAGIRAILDTGRPVVSGEHVLGGEDRVSASVVYDHDTALRGLLDHLTGRGATRVAAVLPPEGTAWSRELTQTYADWTAKRGGIPVSRTISFVPTADEVDGAVADILATDEVDALIVAPSGSAAPALAAAHRAGRRVGDDLLLAAYVDEPMHALLSPAVTSFDLEARAFGSACLELLAAVTDADTPVDRTRVIAPRLLVRASTGGEEAARDRE; via the coding sequence GTGACCCCCCGCAAACCGACGCTGCACGACGTGGCGGCCGCCGCGGGTGTGTCGATCGCGGCGGTCTCGTTCGCGTTGCGCGACAAGGCGGGGGTGTCGCCCGAGACCCGGGAGCGCGTGCTCGCCGCCGCGCGCGAGCTGAACTACGTGGTCAACGTGCCCGCGCGGAGCCTGCGCACGGCCCGCTACGGCGCGGTGGGCCTGCACCTCCCGCCCGGGTCGACGCGCCTGCCGTACTACACCGAGTTCGCCTTCGGCGTCGTGGATGCCGCGGACGCCCGCGGCCTGTCGGTGATCCTGCTGCCCCACCGCGCCGCCGACGACGCCACGCCGCCGACGGCGTTCGTCGACGGGTACATCGTGGTCGACGCGACGGTCGAGGATGCCGGCATCCGGGCCATCCTCGACACCGGTCGCCCGGTGGTCAGCGGCGAACACGTGCTCGGCGGCGAGGACCGGGTGAGCGCGAGTGTCGTGTACGACCACGACACCGCACTGCGGGGGCTGCTCGATCACCTGACCGGCCGCGGCGCGACGCGCGTCGCCGCCGTTCTGCCGCCCGAGGGGACCGCGTGGAGTCGCGAACTCACCCAGACGTACGCGGACTGGACGGCCAAGCGCGGAGGCATCCCGGTCTCCCGCACCATCTCCTTCGTGCCGACGGCCGACGAGGTCGACGGCGCGGTCGCCGACATCCTCGCCACCGATGAGGTCGACGCGCTCATCGTCGCCCCGAGCGGGTCGGCCGCTCCGGCCCTGGCCGCCGCCCACCGCGCCGGACGCCGGGTCGGCGACGACCTGCTGCTCGCCGCCTACGTCGACGAGCCGATGCACGCGCTCCTCTCCCCCGCGGTGACGTCGTTCGACCTCGAGGCCCGCGCCTTCGGCTCGGCCTGCCTCGAGTTGCTGGCGGCGGTGACGGATGCCGACACCCCGGTCGATCGCACCCGCGTCATCGCCCCGCGGCTCCTCGTGCGCGCGAGCACGGGCGGAGAGGAAGCGGCCCGCGACCGGGAGTGA
- a CDS encoding carbohydrate ABC transporter permease — MTTTTPASARRTAVPVALLYVALIVAAALTVLPFFWVVSGSLRGLDDFRSAPGAWLPSDVTFDNYGRLFAQVGFGGFLVNSLVVAALTVVANVIGGSMAGYALAKLEFRGKRIAFGAVMASLMVPFSATFVPQFVVTVNLGLVDTLVGIALPLMVAPLSVFIVRQYAAGIPQEVIEAARIDGASEFRIFGQVFLPLAGPALATVTIMSFLASWNNFIWPLIVAQQSATYTLPVGLAATKQAAQNVTDYGLVLAGAVVVMLPVLALFLFLQRYFVQGIAATGLK, encoded by the coding sequence ATGACGACCACCACCCCCGCGTCCGCTCGCCGAACCGCCGTGCCGGTGGCCCTGCTGTACGTCGCGCTCATCGTCGCGGCGGCGCTGACCGTGCTCCCCTTCTTCTGGGTGGTGTCCGGCTCGCTCCGCGGGCTCGACGATTTCCGATCCGCGCCCGGAGCGTGGCTCCCCAGCGACGTGACGTTCGACAACTACGGCCGGCTGTTCGCACAGGTCGGGTTCGGCGGGTTCCTCGTCAACAGCCTCGTCGTCGCCGCGCTCACGGTCGTCGCGAACGTCATCGGCGGGTCGATGGCCGGGTACGCCCTCGCCAAGCTCGAGTTCCGGGGGAAGCGGATCGCGTTCGGCGCCGTCATGGCCTCCCTGATGGTCCCGTTCTCGGCCACCTTCGTGCCGCAGTTCGTCGTGACCGTCAACCTCGGCCTCGTGGACACGCTCGTGGGCATCGCGCTGCCGCTGATGGTCGCGCCGCTGTCGGTCTTCATCGTGCGGCAGTACGCCGCCGGCATCCCGCAGGAGGTGATCGAGGCGGCGCGCATCGACGGCGCGAGCGAGTTCCGGATCTTCGGGCAGGTTTTCCTGCCCCTGGCGGGGCCGGCGCTCGCGACGGTGACGATCATGTCGTTCCTGGCATCCTGGAACAACTTCATCTGGCCGCTGATCGTCGCGCAGCAGTCCGCGACCTACACGCTCCCCGTCGGGCTCGCGGCGACGAAACAGGCCGCACAGAACGTGACCGACTACGGACTGGTGCTCGCCGGCGCCGTGGTCGTCATGCTCCCGGTGCTCGCCCTGTTCCTGTTCCTCCAGCGCTACTTCGTGCAGGGCATCGCCGCCACCGGGCTCAAATGA
- a CDS encoding MFS transporter: MSSTTRDTAAPVAAGASRVPLRFPTAGSTFVVGIAGYLGVNLSPYMIIAVQEGAGADVLTASWLVTGALLLTALTGLAVAPLCAGRLRRTVARVGLALAVLGFGLAALVPAALLPGLLLGGAGAGGAVAASGAALAAFRNPDRVAGFYGLANRGIITVVLAVVPLIGLAPLDVFGSMAVFSLVALALVIWLPAAPAAPAVPVPAVPETAPTAAPHVSRAAGRSSRTVTIAGFTLLVVFALWAASEDSLWAMVSVMGPDQAGVTPEGLGIALSAATAGGLIASVALMIVGNRLGRGIPLVVLLVLGGILKIVQGSVTDPTLFIVVFVVWNTAYALVFAFFVSTSAALDADGRWSGPLLATYLVGSALTPVIGAALVSGLGYQGFTVVLAIASFVLAVPAGIIGILSRRIERAATEALA, translated from the coding sequence GTGTCGTCCACCACCCGTGACACCGCCGCGCCCGTCGCCGCCGGCGCGAGCCGCGTGCCCCTCCGCTTCCCCACCGCCGGCTCGACGTTCGTCGTCGGCATCGCCGGCTACCTCGGGGTGAACCTCTCGCCGTACATGATCATCGCGGTGCAGGAGGGGGCCGGCGCCGACGTCCTCACCGCCAGCTGGCTGGTCACCGGAGCGCTGCTGCTCACCGCTCTGACAGGCCTCGCCGTGGCACCGCTCTGCGCCGGTCGCTTGCGCCGCACGGTCGCCCGCGTCGGCCTCGCGCTCGCCGTGCTCGGATTCGGTCTCGCCGCCCTCGTCCCCGCCGCCCTCCTCCCGGGCCTGCTCCTCGGCGGCGCCGGCGCCGGTGGGGCCGTCGCCGCCTCGGGCGCCGCGCTCGCCGCGTTCCGCAACCCCGACCGCGTCGCCGGCTTCTACGGCCTCGCCAACCGCGGCATCATCACCGTCGTCCTCGCCGTCGTGCCGCTGATCGGGCTCGCGCCCCTCGACGTGTTCGGGTCGATGGCCGTGTTCAGCCTCGTCGCGCTCGCGCTGGTGATCTGGCTGCCGGCCGCGCCCGCCGCCCCGGCCGTCCCCGTGCCGGCAGTGCCCGAGACCGCCCCGACGGCCGCCCCGCACGTGTCGCGCGCGGCCGGCCGCTCCTCGCGCACCGTCACCATCGCCGGCTTCACCCTGCTCGTCGTCTTCGCGCTGTGGGCGGCGAGCGAGGACTCGCTGTGGGCCATGGTCAGCGTCATGGGCCCCGACCAGGCAGGCGTGACCCCCGAGGGACTCGGCATCGCGCTGAGCGCCGCGACCGCCGGCGGCCTGATCGCCTCGGTCGCGCTCATGATCGTCGGCAATCGGCTGGGTCGCGGCATCCCCCTCGTCGTGCTGCTCGTGCTGGGCGGCATCCTGAAGATCGTGCAAGGCTCCGTGACCGACCCGACGCTGTTCATCGTGGTGTTCGTCGTCTGGAACACCGCCTATGCGCTCGTCTTCGCCTTCTTCGTCTCGACCTCGGCCGCCCTCGACGCCGACGGCCGCTGGTCGGGTCCGCTGCTGGCGACCTACCTCGTCGGCTCCGCGCTGACCCCGGTCATCGGTGCCGCCCTCGTCTCCGGCCTCGGCTATCAGGGCTTCACGGTGGTCCTGGCCATCGCGAGCTTCGTGCTGGCCGTGCCGGCGGGCATCATCGGCATCCTGTCCCGCCGTATCGAGCGCGCCGCCACGGAGGCTCTCGCATGA
- a CDS encoding carbohydrate ABC transporter permease, with protein MASVPSLVAGMARSRRARGERTHSITAWLFLLPFMAVFVVFTLIPVVGSLSMSLTDMRATDLRNPFSVDVVGLENYLSLLVDATFQRSLLNTLVFVVIGVPATMLVGFVLAVVLDSVIRRGRNVFRALFYAPVVTNVVSVALIWQYAFNSEGTVNEVLATLGFAGPNWLGDTSLAMPVVILLGVWRNFGTAMLLFLAGLQAVPDDVREAASLDGAGPLRRLVSITLPLLMPTTLLVSVLLSVFFLQVFDEPYLLTNGGPLGSTRSLALYTYDQFGFGNISTSSAASFVLLVIVVAVSLVQFRMLRSRT; from the coding sequence ATGGCCTCGGTCCCTTCGCTCGTCGCGGGCATGGCGCGTTCGCGCCGTGCCCGCGGCGAGCGGACCCACAGCATCACGGCGTGGCTGTTCCTCCTGCCGTTCATGGCGGTGTTCGTCGTCTTCACGCTCATCCCGGTGGTCGGCTCGCTCTCGATGAGCCTCACCGACATGCGCGCCACCGATCTGCGCAACCCCTTCAGCGTGGACGTCGTCGGGCTCGAGAACTACCTCTCGCTGCTCGTCGATGCGACCTTCCAGCGCTCGCTGCTGAACACCCTGGTCTTCGTCGTGATCGGCGTCCCCGCCACGATGCTCGTCGGCTTCGTCCTCGCCGTCGTGCTCGACTCCGTCATCCGCCGCGGCCGGAACGTCTTCCGGGCGCTGTTCTACGCCCCCGTCGTCACGAACGTGGTGTCCGTCGCCCTCATCTGGCAGTACGCGTTCAACTCCGAGGGCACGGTCAACGAGGTGCTGGCCACCCTCGGGTTCGCCGGCCCGAACTGGCTCGGCGACACCTCCCTGGCGATGCCGGTCGTGATCCTGCTCGGCGTGTGGCGCAACTTCGGCACGGCCATGCTGCTCTTCCTCGCCGGTCTCCAGGCCGTGCCGGACGACGTGCGCGAGGCCGCGTCGCTCGACGGCGCCGGCCCCCTCCGGCGACTGGTCTCGATCACCCTGCCCCTGCTCATGCCCACGACGCTGCTCGTCTCGGTCCTGCTCTCGGTGTTCTTCCTGCAGGTGTTCGACGAGCCGTACCTGCTCACCAACGGCGGGCCGCTCGGCTCGACGCGCTCCCTCGCGCTGTACACGTACGACCAGTTCGGGTTCGGGAACATCTCGACCTCGTCCGCGGCATCCTTCGTGCTCCTGGTCATCGTCGTCGCCGTCAGCCTCGTGCAGTTCCGGATGCTGAGGTCCCGCACATGA
- a CDS encoding ROK family protein: protein MTATRTDPDPGLAGGLDQGRVRRMNTAVVLRALAAAGEASLAELGQSTGLSRRTLQAILDELRRAGWALESETASGGAGRPAKSYAYVADHRVAVALRLDTHTAYAMIVDLHGRVLGRAQTALGDDYLTPELALQHLAAVTGIAREQAGLDPRVLAAGTIAAGGVIDARTGVVVRLINAPAWTGFPLAETATALLGFPVTADNDANLAAFAESRAGAAAEHDDVAWLVHGNRTGAGFLLRGAIHHGHRGAAGELVESHVLGLTLSDGDGFSLLSSPIAADRTAALALTAAARAGDDDALALARDFAAELADVIDVLAWTIAPELVVLGGGLEDASELLIPLVRERLRERGDPGIRVLPTALGADAVLLGAAHVARDAVSASVLDTIMRGAAG, encoded by the coding sequence ATGACAGCGACACGCACCGACCCCGACCCCGGCCTGGCCGGAGGCCTGGATCAGGGACGCGTCCGCCGAATGAACACGGCCGTGGTCCTGCGCGCCCTCGCCGCAGCGGGTGAGGCCTCGCTCGCGGAACTGGGGCAGAGCACAGGGCTCAGCCGACGCACACTGCAGGCGATCCTCGACGAGCTGCGCCGGGCCGGATGGGCCCTCGAGTCCGAGACCGCGTCCGGTGGCGCGGGGCGCCCGGCCAAGAGCTACGCCTATGTCGCCGACCACCGGGTGGCCGTCGCCCTGCGCCTCGACACGCACACGGCGTACGCCATGATCGTCGATCTGCACGGCCGGGTGCTCGGCCGCGCGCAGACCGCGCTCGGCGACGATTACCTCACCCCCGAGCTCGCCCTGCAGCACCTCGCCGCGGTGACCGGGATCGCGCGCGAACAGGCCGGCCTCGACCCGCGCGTGCTCGCCGCCGGAACGATCGCCGCCGGTGGTGTCATCGACGCCCGTACGGGTGTCGTCGTCCGCCTCATCAACGCCCCGGCGTGGACCGGATTCCCCCTCGCCGAGACCGCGACCGCGCTGCTCGGGTTCCCCGTCACCGCCGACAACGACGCCAACCTCGCCGCCTTCGCCGAGAGCCGCGCCGGCGCCGCCGCGGAACACGACGACGTCGCCTGGCTCGTCCACGGAAACCGCACCGGTGCCGGCTTCCTCCTCCGTGGCGCGATCCACCACGGCCACCGCGGCGCCGCGGGCGAGCTGGTGGAGTCCCACGTGCTCGGCCTCACACTGAGTGACGGCGACGGCTTCTCCCTCCTCAGCTCGCCGATCGCGGCGGACCGCACGGCCGCGCTCGCCCTCACGGCCGCGGCGCGGGCGGGAGACGACGACGCCCTCGCGCTCGCGCGCGACTTCGCGGCCGAACTCGCCGACGTGATCGACGTGCTGGCCTGGACGATCGCTCCCGAACTCGTCGTGCTCGGTGGCGGGCTCGAAGACGCCTCCGAACTCCTCATCCCGCTCGTCCGAGAGCGTTTGCGCGAGCGCGGCGACCCCGGCATCCGCGTCCTCCCCACCGCCCTCGGCGCCGACGCCGTCCTGCTCGGAGCCGCACACGTCGCGCGCGATGCCGTCTCGGCATCCGTGCTGGACACGATCATGCGGGGCGCCGCGGGATGA
- a CDS encoding helix-turn-helix domain-containing protein yields MSDADPLDRRIGDAVRTARRDRHLTTRQLAGLAGISQPTLSNIENGRVRAGVATLYQIAEALGVPPGRFLSDGAGRHDGHDETSGGVRLRALPAPAAAQLEAYEITVPAGHSEERAFQHAGEDLIVILAGRGELALGERTLAVREGDVLWLDATSPHRFAAAATEALRAQVVTARGRGKRPGSGLTDN; encoded by the coding sequence ATGAGCGACGCCGACCCCCTTGACCGACGGATCGGCGACGCGGTGCGGACCGCGCGCCGCGACCGGCACCTGACCACCCGTCAGCTCGCCGGGCTCGCGGGCATCTCGCAGCCCACGCTCTCCAACATCGAGAACGGACGGGTGCGCGCCGGCGTCGCGACGCTCTATCAGATCGCCGAAGCGCTCGGAGTCCCTCCCGGGCGCTTCCTGTCGGACGGCGCCGGCCGACACGACGGTCACGACGAGACCAGCGGCGGGGTCCGGCTGCGCGCACTTCCCGCACCGGCCGCGGCACAGCTCGAGGCGTACGAGATCACGGTGCCGGCGGGCCATTCCGAGGAGCGGGCGTTCCAGCACGCGGGAGAAGACCTCATCGTCATCCTCGCCGGACGCGGCGAGCTGGCCCTCGGGGAGCGAACCCTCGCCGTGCGCGAAGGCGACGTGCTGTGGCTCGACGCGACGTCGCCGCACCGGTTCGCCGCAGCGGCGACGGAAGCGCTGCGGGCGCAGGTGGTCACCGCGCGCGGTCGAGGGAAACGTCCTGGCTCGGGATTGACAGATAACTGA
- a CDS encoding GMC oxidoreductase, which yields MNTASTPPDLLIIGSGIMGSIVAHLVRAASPDARIVMVDGGETIGATPGLHLHDVPEPEIWSAYNAAVAIGIQGFYAGEAPEPTRATDAAGLEPRLHLLSALGDDADAMPMAAAAWNVGGMGAHWTAAVPWPAGDERFDFGDPQRFTDDLAVAQRVLHSTSPSIGPTEPGRVVLDRLAAHLGSRTPAPREPQPMPMAFAPGGTGRQRVGPAVIFPPIGGAPDGAFELLPGHLAVELVHDGERVAGARLRRSADGADVVVEAAVTVVCADTFRTPQLLHASGIRPAALGRYLNEHAFLTGRVLMDLDRFGLAVEDLPTALPGEFCVDSLWLPQNGVAQPFHGQIMNSTYTDEHGSPLGYGVGISLYVPVESRGENRVRFIEGETDITGMPRFEIEFGYSDADRAAIAAAQRTMVELCELFGTFDPVTESALLPPGSSLHQTGTVRMGSSDDGASVCDTDGRVWGFENLYVAGNGVVPTAVVANATLTGAVTAVRAARAAVQHLTAVTV from the coding sequence GTGAACACCGCATCGACGCCCCCCGACCTGCTGATCATCGGCAGCGGGATCATGGGCAGCATCGTCGCCCATCTCGTCCGTGCGGCGTCCCCCGACGCTCGCATCGTGATGGTCGACGGCGGCGAGACGATCGGCGCGACGCCGGGGCTGCACCTCCACGACGTCCCCGAGCCCGAGATCTGGTCCGCGTACAACGCCGCCGTCGCCATCGGCATCCAGGGTTTCTACGCCGGCGAGGCCCCCGAGCCGACGCGCGCCACCGACGCCGCCGGACTCGAGCCGCGGCTGCACCTGCTGAGCGCCCTCGGCGACGACGCGGATGCCATGCCGATGGCGGCCGCGGCCTGGAACGTCGGGGGCATGGGGGCGCACTGGACGGCCGCGGTGCCCTGGCCCGCCGGGGACGAGCGCTTCGACTTCGGCGACCCCCAGCGCTTCACCGACGACCTCGCCGTGGCGCAGCGCGTTCTCCACTCCACCTCGCCCTCCATCGGCCCCACCGAGCCCGGGCGGGTCGTGCTCGATCGTCTGGCTGCGCACCTCGGCTCCCGGACCCCGGCGCCGCGGGAGCCGCAGCCCATGCCGATGGCCTTCGCGCCCGGCGGAACCGGCCGTCAGCGCGTCGGACCGGCGGTGATCTTCCCGCCCATCGGCGGCGCCCCGGACGGCGCTTTCGAGTTGCTCCCCGGTCACCTCGCCGTCGAACTGGTGCACGACGGCGAGCGCGTCGCGGGCGCACGGCTGCGACGGTCGGCCGACGGAGCCGACGTGGTCGTCGAGGCCGCGGTCACGGTCGTGTGCGCCGACACGTTCCGCACCCCGCAGCTCCTCCACGCCTCCGGCATCCGGCCCGCGGCCCTCGGCCGGTACCTCAACGAGCACGCGTTTCTCACCGGGCGGGTCCTGATGGACCTGGATCGGTTCGGACTCGCGGTCGAGGACCTCCCGACGGCGCTGCCGGGCGAGTTCTGCGTCGACTCCCTCTGGCTGCCGCAGAACGGGGTGGCGCAGCCGTTCCACGGACAGATCATGAACAGCACGTACACCGACGAGCACGGCTCGCCCCTCGGCTACGGCGTCGGCATCTCCCTGTACGTCCCCGTCGAGAGCCGCGGCGAGAACCGCGTGCGTTTCATCGAGGGCGAGACCGACATCACCGGGATGCCGCGGTTCGAGATCGAGTTCGGGTACTCCGACGCCGATCGCGCGGCGATCGCCGCAGCGCAGCGCACGATGGTCGAGCTGTGCGAACTGTTCGGCACGTTCGACCCGGTCACCGAGTCGGCGCTCCTGCCCCCGGGGTCATCGTTGCACCAGACCGGCACGGTCCGCATGGGATCCTCGGACGACGGCGCGAGCGTGTGCGACACCGACGGCCGCGTCTGGGGCTTCGAGAACCTGTACGTCGCCGGCAACGGCGTCGTCCCGACCGCCGTCGTCGCCAACGCCACGCTCACCGGCGCGGTGACCGCTGTCCGCGCCGCCCGCGCGGCTGTGCAGCACCTGACCGCCGTCACCGTGTGA
- a CDS encoding helix-turn-helix domain-containing protein, whose protein sequence is MSDEQGAARAIGAAVRSRRRALGLSMRDLSGRIGTSQPFVSNIENGRIYPSLRTLSLLADALHVSSDQLLRSPEKVDRTTVDELPPPDAAARATPERLLSALRLSLAPHERETRPRIHPGEEIIRVLQGEAVLLRESEAPRPLAEGDALWIDGTVPHRMEAGPRGATILLIHGAAGGRG, encoded by the coding sequence GTGAGCGACGAGCAGGGAGCGGCGCGCGCGATCGGCGCGGCGGTGCGGTCACGGCGTCGCGCTCTCGGTCTGTCGATGCGGGATCTCTCCGGCCGCATCGGAACGTCGCAGCCCTTCGTCTCGAACATCGAGAACGGGCGGATCTATCCCAGCCTGCGCACGCTCTCCCTCCTGGCCGACGCACTCCACGTCTCGTCGGACCAGCTGCTGCGCTCGCCCGAGAAGGTCGACCGCACAACGGTCGACGAGCTTCCCCCTCCGGATGCCGCAGCGCGCGCGACACCGGAACGGTTGCTCAGCGCCCTTCGGCTCTCCCTCGCGCCGCACGAACGGGAGACGCGTCCCCGCATCCACCCGGGCGAGGAGATCATCCGCGTCCTGCAGGGCGAGGCCGTCCTGCTGAGGGAATCCGAGGCTCCCCGACCGCTCGCGGAGGGCGACGCGCTCTGGATCGACGGGACGGTGCCGCACCGCATGGAGGCCGGCCCGCGCGGCGCCACCATCCTGCTGATCCACGGCGCCGCTGGCGGACGGGGATGA
- a CDS encoding nucleoside deaminase → MKLSATGYGITLPDWVSDALSDVPEVIPDRADRMRLVHALADRNWREGNGGPFAALVAETATGRIVSVGVNVVLASGISSAHAEVTALGTAQQALGTWDLGGADQPEHELVVNWRPCVQCYGATLWSGVRTLAVAGSGPELEEITTFDEGPMRDDWAAQFEERGIRVIDPLLREEALEVFRSYRDAVDADAVVVYNARSDA, encoded by the coding sequence ATGAAACTGTCCGCCACCGGCTACGGCATCACCCTTCCCGACTGGGTGTCCGACGCCCTCTCCGACGTCCCCGAGGTCATCCCCGACCGCGCCGACCGCATGCGGCTCGTGCACGCCCTCGCCGACCGCAATTGGCGCGAGGGCAACGGCGGCCCCTTCGCCGCGCTCGTCGCCGAGACCGCCACTGGGCGCATCGTGTCGGTGGGGGTCAACGTCGTGCTCGCCTCGGGCATCTCATCCGCGCACGCCGAGGTCACCGCCCTCGGCACCGCCCAGCAGGCCCTCGGCACCTGGGACCTCGGCGGAGCCGACCAGCCCGAGCACGAGCTCGTCGTCAACTGGCGGCCGTGCGTCCAGTGCTACGGCGCCACGCTGTGGTCGGGGGTGCGGACGCTCGCCGTCGCCGGCTCCGGACCCGAGCTGGAGGAGATCACCACCTTCGACGAAGGGCCGATGCGCGACGACTGGGCCGCGCAGTTCGAGGAGCGCGGCATCCGCGTCATCGATCCGCTCCTGCGGGAGGAAGCGCTGGAGGTGTTCCGTTCGTACCGGGATGCCGTCGACGCCGACGCGGTGGTCGTCTACAACGCGCGGAGCGACGCATGA